A genomic region of Apus apus isolate bApuApu2 chromosome 24, bApuApu2.pri.cur, whole genome shotgun sequence contains the following coding sequences:
- the LOC127394147 gene encoding olfactory receptor 2A12-like, producing MVPNGSNNQTLLAEFTLLGLPGDPKLQQFILAFFTLIYIITLIGNLIIFCLIHLDPHLHLPMYYFLRHLSLIDICYPSSTFIPLLISRLAQRRTISLTGCAVQMYLFLVLATTECILLAVMAYDRHVAICLPLHYTTTMSNRKCVILASLSWVSGLVLPIAHTVLTWRLPYCGPSVIDHFFCEMPAVLQLACADTYLIKLVTQVGCLFTLLMPITFIVFSYMNILVAIFKINSAKGREKAFSTCLSHLMVVVLFYGSAIYTYMKPNAFHLPQKDKIISIVYNILTPMLNPIIYSLRNTEVKKALGRRDIRRREIFFD from the exons ATGGTTCCAAATGGAAGCAACAATCAAACACTACTGGCAGAATTCACCCTCTTAGGTCTGCCTGGTGATCCAAAGTTGCAGCAATTCATACTTGCCTTCTTCACCCTTATCTACATTATAACATTGATAGGAAACTTAATTATCTTCTGTCTTATCCACCTGGACCCTCATCTGCATTTGCCAATGTACTACTTCCTCAGGCATTTGTCGCTTATAGATATATGTTACCCTTCCAGCACTTTTATTCCATTGCTCATAAGCCGCCTAGCTCAGAGAAGAACTATCTCATTAACTGGCTGTGCAGTTCAAATGTACCTGTTTCTTGTGCTGGCAACTACTGAATGCATCCTTCTGGCAGTCATGGCCTATGACCGACATGTGGCCATATGTCTCCCACTCCACTACACAACGACCATGAGCAACAGGAAGTGTGTCATATTAGCTTCACTCTCATGGGTAAGTGGCCTTGTACTGCCAATTGCACACACTGTCCTGACATGGAGGCTGCCTTACTGTGGTCCCAGTGTGATTGATCACTTCTTCTGTGAGATGCCTGCTGTACTGCAGCTGGCATGTGCAGATACATATCTAATCAAGCTGGTCACTCAAGTGGGATGTCTCTTCACCCTGCTGATGCCTATCACTTTCATTGTTTTCTCCTACATGAATATTTTGGTAGCTATTTTTAAGATAAACTCTGccaagggaagagaaaaagctttttccacCTGCCTTTCACATTTGATGGTTGTAGTTCTGTTCTATGGAAGTGCCATCTACACATACATGAAACCAAACGCTTTCCATTTGCCTCAGAAGGACAAAATAATCTCCATTGTATACAATATTCTTACCCCAATGTTAAATCCAATTATTTACAGCCTGAGGAACACGGAGGTCAAGAAAGCATTG ggaaggagagacataagaagaagagagattttttttgatTGA